In Rhodoferax koreense, a genomic segment contains:
- a CDS encoding phage tail tip fiber protein, producing MIDDRKDLPSPDSPNFLGRVREVLQTYMGSQGDPLKRGVMIGDLTDAGIVALRPGYKGGKYPIAGIGDAIGTGLQGPAGPPGPATPYEPDLTPPPTPTGFAVSSAISNIFIEHDAPAYTQGHGHARTVVYGVVYSGGALPVFDDAAEITEFNGTVFAYATNPATTWHLWIKWRSVDGVLSATPAGGVNGLTTTTGQDVSKLVLAMTGPGNPFTVVPAEVTLPDGSVVPAGTYTADAFIHNGQITNAKIANLAVDNAKIANLSVSKLTAGSIAVGQYIQSTSFVSGSSGWRIHGNGTAEFANAIVRGAIYATSGTFTGTLNASTINGGTINGTTVSASTINGGTINATQLNSVYVASAYITGAQLDIYGDGGTGYGYIRNVGKWWGDGNNGWVFSRNGNDGSVFAEIKAGAGRIWMASWGDYGIQFPGILMTGGGLTISQVDVINTLNVAGNAITVPVAVYTSGGFAPVAGVWTSAQAVGFNCSGGAIQVLGLVNFFPEGGAEGSSPGSCVLGLYRDGAQLQVSNTTAPGNLVGMIVDYPGAGYHVYELRVITGGASGTISNRTISLLEVKR from the coding sequence ATGATCGACGATCGCAAGGACCTGCCGTCCCCGGACTCGCCGAACTTCCTGGGGCGCGTGCGCGAGGTGCTGCAGACCTACATGGGCAGCCAGGGCGATCCGCTCAAGCGCGGCGTGATGATCGGCGACTTGACCGATGCGGGCATCGTCGCGCTGCGGCCGGGCTACAAGGGGGGAAAGTACCCGATCGCCGGCATCGGCGACGCCATCGGCACCGGCCTGCAGGGGCCAGCCGGCCCGCCCGGCCCAGCGACCCCCTACGAACCCGACCTGACGCCGCCCCCCACACCCACTGGATTCGCGGTCAGCTCGGCGATCAGCAACATCTTCATCGAGCATGACGCGCCGGCGTACACCCAGGGGCATGGCCACGCGCGCACCGTCGTGTATGGAGTGGTCTACAGCGGCGGCGCCTTGCCGGTGTTCGACGATGCGGCCGAGATCACCGAGTTCAACGGCACCGTCTTCGCCTATGCCACCAACCCTGCCACCACCTGGCACCTCTGGATCAAGTGGCGCAGCGTCGATGGCGTGCTGTCCGCGACGCCCGCCGGCGGCGTCAACGGCCTGACGACGACGACCGGACAGGACGTCAGCAAGCTGGTGCTCGCGATGACGGGCCCGGGCAATCCCTTCACGGTCGTGCCCGCCGAGGTCACTTTGCCGGACGGCAGCGTGGTCCCCGCCGGAACGTACACCGCAGACGCGTTCATCCACAACGGACAGATCACCAACGCAAAGATCGCAAACCTGGCGGTCGACAACGCGAAGATCGCCAACCTGAGCGTGTCGAAACTGACGGCGGGCTCGATCGCCGTTGGCCAATACATCCAGAGCACCAGCTTCGTCTCAGGATCTTCAGGCTGGCGGATTCACGGCAATGGCACGGCTGAGTTCGCGAATGCCATCGTCCGCGGCGCGATCTACGCAACGTCGGGAACCTTCACGGGCACCCTGAACGCCTCCACCATCAATGGCGGGACCATCAACGGCACGACCGTGAGCGCCAGCACCATCAATGGTGGAACCATCAATGCGACGCAGTTGAACTCGGTCTACGTCGCGTCGGCCTATATCACCGGAGCACAACTCGACATCTATGGGGATGGCGGAACAGGATACGGTTACATCCGCAACGTCGGGAAGTGGTGGGGGGACGGTAACAACGGCTGGGTGTTTTCGCGCAACGGCAATGACGGTTCCGTGTTCGCGGAGATCAAAGCCGGCGCTGGCCGTATTTGGATGGCGTCCTGGGGCGATTATGGAATCCAATTCCCGGGCATCCTGATGACCGGTGGCGGCCTCACCATCAGCCAGGTCGACGTCATCAACACACTGAACGTCGCGGGTAATGCGATCACGGTGCCTGTGGCGGTGTACACGTCAGGCGGTTTCGCGCCGGTGGCGGGGGTATGGACGAGCGCGCAAGCGGTGGGCTTCAACTGCAGTGGCGGTGCTATCCAAGTACTCGGTCTTGTCAACTTCTTTCCGGAAGGTGGAGCCGAAGGCAGCAGCCCTGGTTCGTGCGTCCTAGGCCTATATCGGGACGGCGCCCAGCTTCAGGTTAGCAACACAACAGCACCCGGAAATTTGGTGGGAATGATCGTGGACTACCCGGGGGCGGGCTACCACGTCTACGAACTGCGGGTGATCACCGGTGGAGCCAGCGGGACCATCTCGAACAGGACGATTTCTCTTCTGGAGGTGAAGCGATGA